A region of Homalodisca vitripennis isolate AUS2020 unplaced genomic scaffold, UT_GWSS_2.1 ScUCBcl_5005;HRSCAF=11507, whole genome shotgun sequence DNA encodes the following proteins:
- the LOC124373184 gene encoding uncharacterized protein LOC124373184: MKKCNVITCTRSKNPIFFSYSLLDLHIQRVTYVRDLGVTLTQTLSSDIHVQDICARANRLLGYILRSTRGLTSQIALKLLYFALVRQVLEFSAAVWSPYRTGLISDLQKIQDKFVRMVGVRQGMNYREVPVNLMSKELQISPLVVRRKLQDALFLFKLINDVIKCPELLQKTNFRVPSGTRSQELFWRKHHPTSYDWSCSFGQNPESRLHYLQLGRFLQLFSPSI, from the coding sequence ATGAAGAAATGCAACGTCATTACCTGCACAAGGAGCAAGAACCCGATCTTTTTTAGTTATTCCCTCTTAGATCTACACATACAAAGAGTTACTTATGTCAGGGATCTCGGAGTAACACTAACGCAAACTCTATCTTCGGACATACATGTTCAGGATATCTGTGCTAGAGCCAACCGTCTCTTGGGATATATACTGAGATCAACTAGAGGGCTAACCAGCCAAATAGCTCTTAAACTGTTGTATTTTGCTCTGGTCAGACAGGTCCTGGAATTCTCTGCAGCCGTCTGGTCTCCTTATCGCACTGGTTTAATCTCAGACTTACAAAAAATCCAAGATAAATTCGTCAGAATGGTGGGAGTGCGTCAGGGTATGAATTATCGTGAGGTCCCAGTCAATTTAATGTCGAAGGAGCTCCAAATATCTCCACTAGTGGTCCGCCGGAAGCTGCAAGATGCACTGTTCCTCTTCAAGTTGATCAATGATGTAATTAAATGTCCTGAATTGCTCCAGAAGACTAATTTTCGTGTTCCATCCGGTACAAGATCTCAAGAGCTGTTCTGGAGAAAACACCATCCTACCTCCTACGACTGGAGCTGCTCCTTTGGCCAGAATCCGGAGAGTCGGCTGCACTATCTCCAGCTCGGTAGATTTCTTCAACTCTTCTCTCCCAGCATTTAG